In Lolium perenne isolate Kyuss_39 chromosome 5, Kyuss_2.0, whole genome shotgun sequence, the sequence aacatcaataatgcggcatggaacataagaaattatcgatacgtcggagacgtatcagcatccccaagcttagttctgctcgtcccgagcaggtaaaacgataacacagataatttctggagtgacatgccatcataaacttgatcatactatttgtaaagcatatgtagtgaatgcagcgatcaaaacaatggtaatgacatgagtaaacaactgaatcataaagcaaagacttttcatgaatagcacttcaagacaagcatcaataagtcttgcataagagttaactcataaagcaataattcaaagtaaaggtattgaagccacataaaagaagattaagtttcagcggttgctttcaacttgtaacatgtatatctcatggataattgtcaacatagagtaatataacaagtgcaatatgcaaatatgtaggaatcaatgcacagttcacacaagtgtttgcttcttgaggtggagaaagataggtgaactgactcaacaataaaagtaaaagaatggtccttcaaagaggaaagcatcgattgctatatttgtgctagagcttttattttgaaaacatgaaacaattttgtcaacggtagtaataaagcatatgtatcatgtaaattatatcttacaagttgcaagcctcatgcatagtatactaatagtgcccgcaccttgtcctaattagcttggactaccggatcatcacaatgcacatattttaaccaagtgtcacaaaggggtacctctatgccgcttgtacaaaggtctaacgagaaagctcgcattggatttcttgctattgattattctcaacttagacatccataccaggacaacatagacaacagataatggactcctcttttatgcataagcatgtagcaacaattaataattttctcatttgagattgaggatatatgtccaaaactgaaacttccaccatggatcatggctttagttagcggcctaatgttcttctctaacaatatgcatgcttaaccatagggtggtagatctctcttacttcagacaagacggacatgcatagcaactcacatgaaattcaacaatgaaaagttgatggcgtccccagtgaacatggttatcgcacaacaagcaacttaataagagataaagtgcataattacatattcaatactacaatagtttttaagctatttgtcccatgagctatatattgtaaaggtgaatgatggaattttaaaggtagcactcaagcaatttactttggaatggcggaaaataccatgtagtaggtaggtatggtggacacaaatggcatagtggttggctcaagtattttggatgcatgagaagtattccctctcgatacaaggttaggctagcaaggtttatttgaaacaaacacaaggatgaaccggtgcagcaaaactcacataaaagacatattgaaaacattataagactctacaccgtcttccttgttgttcaaactcaatactagaaattatctagaccttagagaaaccaaatatgcaaaccaaattttaacatgctctatgtatttcttcattaataggtgcaaagtatatgatgcaagagcttaaacatgagcacaacaattgccaagtatcacattacccaagacattatagcaattactacatgtatcattttccaattccaaccatataacaatttaacgaagaagaaacttcgccatgaatattatgagctaagaacacatgtgttcatacgaaccagcggagcgtgtcactctcccacacaagcatgatgtaatccaatttattcaaacacaaacaaaaacaaaaacaaaccgacgctccaagcaaagcacataagatgtgacggaataaaaatatagtttcaggggaggaacctgataagttgtcgatgaagaaggggatgccttgggcatccccaagcttagacgcttgagtcttcttgatatatgcaggggtgaaccaccggggcatccccaagcttagacttttcactcttcttgatcatagtatatcatcctcctctcttgacccttgaaaacttccttcacaccaaactcgaaacaactcattagagggttagtgcacaataaaaattaacatattcagaggtgacacaatcattcttaacacttctggacattgcataatgctactggacattagtggatcaaagaaattcatccaacataggaaaagaggcaatgcgaaataaaaggcagaatctgtcaaaacagaacagttcgtattgacgaattttaaaatggcaccagacttgctcaaatgaaaatgctcaaattgaatgaaagttgcgtacatatctgaggatcatgcacgtaaattggcttaattttctgagctacctacagggaggtggacccagattcgtgacagcaaagaaatctggaactgcgcagtaatccaaatctagtacttacttttctatcaacggctttacttggcacaacaaaacacaaaactaagataaggagaggttgctacagtagtaaacaacttccaagacacaaatataaaacaaagtactgtagcaaaataacacatgggttatctcccaagaagttctttctttatagccattaagatgggctcagcaattttaatgatgcactcgcaagaaatagtatttgaagcaaaagagagcatccagaggcaaattcaaaacacatttaagtctaacatgcttcctatgcataggaatcttgtaagtaaacaagttcatgaagagcaaagtaacaagcataggaagataaaacaagtatagcttcaaaaatttcagcacatagagaggtgttttagtaacatgaaaatttctacaaccatattttcctctctcataataactttcagtagcaacatgagcaaactcaacaatataactatcacataaagcattcttatcatgagtctcatgcataaaataattactctccacataagcatagttattcttattaattgtagtaggagcaaattcaacaaagtagctatcattattattctcatcatcaaatataggaggcatattgtaatcataatcaaatttatcctccataacaggtggtaacaaaagactactatcattataatcatcataaataggaggcaaagtatcatcaaagaaaattttctcctcaatgcttggtggactaaaaagatcatgctcatcaaaaccagcttccccaagcttagaattttctatatcattagcaacaatggtgttcaaagcgttcatactaatatcattgctactagcatgcaaataagattccataggttttttaattttcgcattaaaccattcatgtcttgactcaggaaatagaataaaaagctcacagatgttgtccattatgccttactagtgtaaacaagaaacaaaaagatgcaattgcaggatctaaaggaaatagcttcgagcacaaacacaatggcgccagaaaagtactttacctggaaccggagtatgagtgccttttacctttcctccccggcaacggcgccagaaaagtgcttgatgtctacgttccccctcatttcctgtagacagtgttgggcctccaagagcagaggtttgtagaacagcagcaagttttcccttaagtggatcacccaaggtttatcgaactcagggaggaagaggtcaaagatatccctctcatgcaaccctgcaaccacaaagcaagaagtctcttgtgtccccaacacacctaataggtgcactagttcggcgaagagatagtgaaatacaggtggtatgaatatatatgagcagtagcaacggtgccagaaaatagcttgctggcgtgtagttgatggtggtagtattgcagcagtagtaacgcggtaaaacagtaaacaagcagtagtaactcaacagtatttaggaacaaggcctagggattatactttcactagtggacactctcaacattgatcacataacagaatagataaatgcatactctacactcttgttggatgatgaacgcattgcgtaggattacacgaaccctcaatgccggagttaacaagctccacaatttgttcatatttaagtaaccttatagtgtaagatagatcaacataaccagatagatcacatcaataccatcataatgataattaactccacaatctacaagagatcatgatcatagcctacgacaagaaccacacggtgcacacactagtcacctttacacacgtgcaggaggaatagaactactttaataacatcactagagtagcacatagatgaattgtgatacaaaactcatatgaatctcaatcatgtaaagcagctcatgagatcattgtattgaagtacatggagagagattaaccacatagctaccggtacagccccgagcctcgatggagaactactccctcctcatgggagcagcagcggtgatgaagatggcggtggagatggcagcggtgtcgatggagaagccttccgggggcacttccccgctccggcggcgtgccggaacagagactcctgtcccccagatcttggcgtcgcgatggcggcggctctggaaggtttctgtggttttcgtcgaacgcatcagggtttctgatccaggggctttatataggcgaagaggcggcgcaggagggctgacaggggggccaaactatagggcggcgcggccccccctctggccgcaccagcctgtagtttggtgggcctgtggcccccctctgacctctctggtgtgttctggatgcttccggggattctaagatctttggcgttgatttcgtccgatttcgagaatatttcgttactaggatttctgaaaccaaaaacagcagaaaacaggaactggcacttcggcatcttgttaataggttagttccagaaaatgcacgaatatgacataaagtgtgcataaaacatgtagataacatcaataatgtggcatggaacataagaaattatcgatacgtcggagacgtatcaagacataatctttaaggtccttgcaaacaacacaagtttcataattctcaaccatgaaggattcgatctcagaagctcccataaatatgacaaattgttctacctcttcgaacccataatgaatatagcaattccgattatagctcttaattaaaaattcctcactaaagccacattgaaatttaagatgtttagtgtcctgttgagagcaacagtttatatcatggcgtttaagcaagattttagcaattgtattcactttttctatcatagcactcattacttcaccagctcttgattttctataattattataacattctataagctccaagtaggttgttggttctcccataacagcagtttttaatttttagatttttcaattttttatggatttttggatatatgagaaaagtaaaacaagacaaaaacaaactaagcaaaagtaaactaggcaaaataaaactagacagaaataaactaagcacaagtaaactaggaaaaagtaaactaagcaaaacaaaataaaacaaaataaaaacagagagagaggtagagtgtactccccaggtgaacttatgagtagagctatgcctccccggcaacggcgccagaaaacagtcttgataacccacaagtataggggatcacgatagtcttcgagggaagtaaaacccaaatttattgattcgacacaaggggaggtaaagaatacttataagccttaacaactgagttgtcaattcagctggacctgaaaaagcactagtaacaggggtgatgtgaaagtagcagtaatatgagagcagtagtaacagtaacacggcagcagtaatagcaatatgagagcaatggcaccagaaaatagttgatactacttccaatgacatgtagagcaagtatatgatgatgagagatggaccggggttcccagcgatctacactagtggtaactctccaataaaaagtgacaagtgttgggtgaacaaattacagttgggcaattgataggaatcaaagcattaagacagaacatccagattattaattatgtaggcatgttttccgtatatagtcgtacgtgctcgcaatgagaaacttgcacaacatcttttatcctaccagccggtggcagccgggccttaagggaaactactggatattaaggtactccttttaatagagtaccggagcaaagcattaacactccgtgaaaacatgtgtccctcacatcaccgccatcccctccggttgtcccgatttctgtcacttcggggccattggttccggacagcgacatgtgcatacaacttgtagatacaatctaagcaattcatatagagcttaaatctaagatcatgccactcgggccctagtgacaagcattaagcataacaagattgcagcaacaataacttcacaaattttatagatagactaatcataatgtatcatccatcggatcccaacaaacacaacaccgattacatcagatgaatctcaatcatgtaaggcagctcatgagatcattgtattgaagtacatggaggagagaataccgactagctactactagaacctgtagtccatgggggaactactcacggagcatgatggaggcggtggcgttgatggagatggcttccgggggcacttccccgtcctggcagggtgccggaacagagagttctgtcccccgaattggagtttcgcgatggcggcggcgcccctggagtctttctggagtttcgtcaattggtactgtgtttttaggtcgaaaggggttttataggcgaagaggcagcgcaggagggtgcctgggggctcctcaccataggctggcgcgggcctgtgccagccgcgccgccttatggtgtggtggccctctggcccctctccgactcttcttcggtgttctggagccttccgggaaaaataggaggtttggcgttgatttcgtccaattccgagaatattgcccgaacagcctttctggaaccaaaaacagcagaaaacaggaactggcactgtggcatcttgttaataggttagttccggaaaacgcataaaaacattataaagtgcaagcaaaacatgtaagtattgtcataaaacaagcatggaacatcagaaattatggatacgttggagacgtatcagcgtcgcCGTCGTTGCCCATGGCGCTCGCCCACTCCGGCAAGCGCCCCAAACTCGAGGACTAGCTTCGCCCCCCTCGTCCTCTGCCACGCGCTGCGAGCTCCAGCACTAGCCCGCAGCCCCGCAAGCTAGGGAAGGGAGACGACTCCTCGTCTGAAGTCCTGGCCCGCTCTTCCACTTCTTAGTCGTCCCCGTCGACGACGCTGGTGATGGAGTACTAGTTCATATGGCTACGAGCATTTGCTGCCAGCGGCCATCATCCCAGCTGCAAATCCCAcctgtaagggcatctccaaccggctgacccaaacggacgcgctgggccgtccgttttgggccgtttgggtggccgagcggacgcgcggacggagccccgcgtccgcgcgtccgtttgggtcgcgccctGCGCCCAACGCGGCAGGTTTGGGTCGCGGCCCCGTACAGTACTTTTTCTTGAAAATCTACtataaaaacacaaaataaattgtagaaaatatataaaatagttcaaatgctcaaaatttattacacattacattgtccacgtaatgaaggataaagtattattcaaaaaaaaatgaaaaaacgatacaaatgatctaggcttccggatttccttcatcatcgttgtttgcagcattgttgcctacatgctgccagacgtgctcgatcaaatctgcctgcagctggttgtgtacagctagatctcgaatttcatggtgtgcatgaagaacttcctggaatgatgccgggccacgttgaggagtaaccaactctccctggccctcccagtcattatcatagagtgaatcatcccgctctacctcaacaatcatgttatgcatgattacacatgcggtcatcacctcccacagagtttgcacatcccaggctctggcagggtgtctgacgatagcccaacgagcttggaggatgccaaacgcccgctcgacatctttccgggctgcctcctgctctttggcaaaccttgcctcctgctctgagttgggttttcggattgtcttcacaagtgtagcccaaggtggatagataccatcagcaaggtagtaccccttggtgtagtggtggccattgatctcaaaatccacatcaggggactgaccgtacgctagcctatcaaacaccggagagcgctgaagcacattgatgtcattgtgcgagccagccattccgaagaatgagtgccaaatccatgtatcctgtgaagcaacagcttcaagaatgactgtgcacccctcagaatggccactgtatgccccctgccaaccaaaggggcagttcttccactcccagtgcatgcagtctatgctgccaagcatcccaggaaaccccctggaagcgttgattgacaacagacgagctgtgtcctctgcattaggttgccggaggtactgttctccgaacgaaccgatcacagctctgcaaaacctgtacatcgcttccaagccggtagactcactcatgcgcgtgtactcatctacgaaatcaccggcaacaccatatgcaagcatcctaatcgctgccgtgcatttctggtacgaagagaggcctaccttgccaattgcatccactttcgcgtggaagtagtcgtcgtagagcttgacgccatccattatccggcggaACAACGGTCTGGACATCCGAAAACGACGGCGAAACAAGGCCGGCGTGTACAATGCCTTGGGTTGGAAGTAATCGGTGAAGAGCTGgtcgtggccgcgttctcttttgcggtccaaggcggcggcgcgccccggcaaggacccccggtgcacggggatctgcgagacaatgtgatcgtggatgatcagcgcagcatccgtgaaaaattcgtcgtccgagtcctcgtcggacgacgtgtcgatgaagttcttgaagaagtagtcgtcgtcgctgtccaccatgatctacagatgaaaagggacaaattttagtatgcccatttcatcgaacacctcgcacGCGGAGGCCATCAAATGCGTCCGTAGGGACCTGCAGGCCATGGCCGTCTCGGCCGACTTGCGGTCTGCGAacacggtgcacgagagctcacctccggcggcAACGGCGCAGCTGCGAACGGCGGGAGGTCTCGCGACAGTGGGAGgacagcggcgacggcgacggcgtcctccgactctgctacgacgcggcgaaagcagcgcggggccgcgacctatgcttccgccccgcttgccggcgtgtcgacgacggtggccggcgtcgacgccTCTCCCAAATCACCGGTCCTTGgctggcggcggagcagcgggagatgtgtgcgaggggtttgtgttttgggagacagacaggcaGGCCAGGGGcagacaaggggaggacgcgagcgaccagcatccggcgtccacggccacgcaaactcgtcccagatttgggccgggtttgggtcgtcccggacgccgcggccatccattttagggataggtccgcgcgctgggccgcgtttttgtccggctcgacccaaacgggCGCGcggggttggagatgccctaattgcTCCTAGCCATCCGCTCCAGCCGCCCACAACGGCCGCCGTCGCTACTACATACAGTCGTCGGAGATGCTACAGTCGACAGCCGGTGCTGCTACAATGGGGCGCCTGCTCTGCTACAAAGATGGACAGCTCTTCTACGAAAGGTTGCTGGCGCTGCTATCGGTTGTCGGCTCTGCTACAATTCGGGTCTCCGCGTGCTACAATGGCTGGTCGCTGTTGCTACAAAGCGGCCGTCACTGCTGGAAGCGCCGTTGCTGCCACCGTTCGTTGCTGTTGCTACAAGCACCCAAAGCAGCAGCTACGCAGCAGTACCACCTATGGTACAAAGCGGCGAACGCCGGAGTCGCAAGgaagctgccgccgccgccgacgccgccgccgccgctgctgcaaACACCCGTCGCCGCTGCTACAAACGGGCAATGGCGTTGCTACGAGGCTGACGCTCAGACCTGCTTTTTGGAGCCACGCCATGTCGCGGCTGAGAAGGACTACCGGCGAGGCTGCAATTGGACGTTGCCGAAGCTGCCAAGGACGGTACGCGATGCTACAAGCGCTGAAGCCGGAACTGCATATACTGCGACGGTCATCTTCTCTGACGAGCACCATGGCAGAAGGAGGAGCCGCGCCAACGCGCTGGTCTCCGAATCCATGGGGTATTCTGGGACGCGCGGGGTTGTACGAGGTAGTGAGCGGCGAGGGGGCAAGGGTCCTACGCACTCTGTTTTCCAGCAATGCGCAACAGCGAGGATTCCGGCAATCGCCGGAGATCGGGAAATCATAAATCGAAAGTGGCCTTTGCTGGCCTGGGGAATTTTCTCCGCGTGCGTTGACTGTGAGAGCCACGGGGTAGGACAGATGAGCGAGCCCAAATCGTGCGGTGATTACAGGCCAATCGAACGGTGCAGGAGGCGGGGGATCGGGGCTtccgatcccccgggggacgctcagcgttGCCCTTTTCCTTTCTTGTGTGAGACATTATTTAGGTTGATTAAGTTATGTTCTGTTGGTCAAAAGATTCTTTTTCGTAAGAAATCCAAAATATTCATAAAATATTgtacatcaaatcctaatttgcacccatgttatcacaatccACCAATATTTGAGAATTCCTTCAAAACCCGGAAGAGTTAAATTTACAAGGACTTGTTTTCTTAAGTATAAACATAATGTATACTAAACTAAATATAGAATGCTAAAGATGTAGAAGTCTCAAAAATTACCATGAAATGAAATGTTGTGTACCGATTCTTCTTTTTCACATCGtaacctccttggaggcgtcgtcttGATGGCACTGGACCATGCCTACTGTTGGATGTCTTGGATTGGAGTGCGGTTGATTTGCGTGAGGCATGGGGCCTTGGTTGGCGGTGAGTTGGATGACGTATGTTGTTCCTTGCTCTTCTTGCTTCATGTGTTGTTCTTGTTGGGGTGCCAAATGATCTCGGTGCTCGATTAAGCTTGAGGATGTATGA encodes:
- the LOC127300439 gene encoding uncharacterized protein — protein: MVDSDDDYFFKNFIDTSSDEDSDDEFFTDAALIIHDHIVSQIPVHRGSLPGRAAALDRKRERGHDQLFTDYFQPKALYTPALFRRRFRMSRPLFRRIMDGVKLYDDYFHAKVDAIGKVGLSSYQKCTAAIRMLAYGVAGDFVDEYTRMSESTGLEAMYRFCRAVIGSFGEQYLRQPNAEDTARLLSINASRGFPGMLGSIDCMHWEWKNCPFGWQGAYSGHSEGCTVILEAVASQDTWIWHSFFGMAGSHNDINVLQRSPVFDRLAYGQSPDVDFEINGHHYTKGYYLADGIYPPWATLVKTIRKPNSEQEARFAKEQEAARKDVERAFGILQARWAIVRHPARAWDVQTLWEVMTACVIMHNMIVEVERDDSLYDNDWEGQGELVTPQRGPASFQEVLHAHHEIRDLAVHNQLQADLIEHVWQHVGNNAANNDDEGNPEA